The Candidatus Aminicenantes bacterium genome includes a window with the following:
- a CDS encoding AbrB/MazE/SpoVT family DNA-binding domain-containing protein has translation MKQYRSYSGEIKDRGQLTIPKGVREAGPLAQGREVTIIPLGDSILVTPRRLGVDEARGELRRILTASGLSLNELADGLDEARGEIYEETYGRKP, from the coding sequence ATGAAACAATATCGTTCCTATTCAGGGGAAATCAAGGATCGCGGCCAATTGACCATTCCCAAGGGCGTCAGGGAAGCCGGACCTTTGGCCCAAGGCCGGGAAGTCACGATCATCCCGCTGGGCGATTCCATCTTAGTGACACCCCGCCGGCTGGGTGTGGACGAGGCCCGCGGCGAATTGCGCCGCATTCTGACCGCTTCGGGATTATCCCTGAACGAGCTTGCCGACGGCCTCGACGAAGCCCGGGGGGAAATCTACGAGGAGACCTATGGCCGCAAGCCTTAG
- a CDS encoding gamma-glutamyl-gamma-aminobutyrate hydrolase family protein (Members of this family of hydrolases with an active site Cys residue belong to MEROPS family C26.) yields MSHQKRIILGGVVMIAVIATAAFAAQAPARFFDTAQAPQGKVRLAVFYPSVGSLKALIAVKDQGFIPYADWEIVGVHHERERTNYAEAEKFVKDNNLDWIHFHTIQADIGLDSLYKKNAASAELEKIFDLSSGIVFNGGPDIVPAAYGEEMSLHTVVTDPYRHYIELTAIFHLLGGSQDPAFKAYLEKRPDFPILGICLGMQSLNVGTGGTLIQDIWSESYFARTVQDAIRLGSFAWHTNPYPKLAPLEKSLIPYMLHPIRLAETGKLVVALGMKPDALPYVMSAHHQSAEKIGKGFKVIATSVDGKVVEAIEHEKYPNVLGVQFHPEFPMLWDATPKYKVAPDDKNLFACRTILEKNPPSFEFHKKLWGWFFAALKK; encoded by the coding sequence TCAGAAACGAATTATCCTGGGCGGTGTGGTCATGATAGCCGTCATCGCGACGGCGGCGTTCGCCGCCCAAGCGCCGGCCCGCTTCTTCGACACGGCCCAGGCGCCGCAGGGCAAGGTCCGGCTGGCGGTCTTCTATCCTTCGGTCGGCTCGCTTAAAGCCCTGATCGCCGTCAAGGATCAAGGATTTATCCCCTACGCCGATTGGGAGATCGTCGGCGTCCACCACGAGAGGGAACGGACGAACTACGCCGAGGCGGAGAAGTTCGTCAAGGACAACAACCTGGATTGGATCCATTTCCACACCATCCAAGCCGACATCGGGCTGGATTCGCTTTACAAGAAGAACGCCGCCTCGGCCGAGCTGGAAAAGATCTTCGATCTCAGCAGCGGGATCGTCTTCAACGGCGGGCCGGATATCGTCCCTGCCGCCTACGGCGAGGAGATGAGCCTTCACACCGTCGTCACCGATCCCTACCGCCACTATATCGAGCTGACCGCGATCTTCCACCTGCTGGGCGGTTCGCAGGACCCCGCCTTCAAGGCCTATCTCGAGAAGCGGCCCGATTTCCCCATCCTCGGCATCTGCCTGGGCATGCAGAGCTTGAACGTCGGCACGGGCGGAACGCTCATCCAGGACATTTGGTCGGAGTCTTATTTCGCCCGGACGGTGCAGGACGCCATCCGCTTGGGATCGTTCGCCTGGCATACCAACCCTTACCCCAAGCTCGCCCCGCTCGAGAAGAGCCTCATTCCCTACATGCTGCACCCCATCCGGCTAGCCGAGACGGGTAAGCTCGTAGTCGCCCTGGGGATGAAGCCGGACGCCCTGCCCTATGTCATGAGTGCCCACCATCAGTCGGCCGAGAAGATCGGCAAGGGCTTCAAGGTCATCGCCACGTCGGTGGACGGCAAGGTGGTCGAGGCCATCGAGCACGAGAAGTACCCCAATGTCCTGGGCGTCCAGTTCCACCCGGAATTCCCGATGCTTTGGGACGCGACGCCGAAGTACAAGGTCGCGCCCGACGACAAGAATCTATTCGCCTGCCGAACGATCCTGGAGAAGAATCCGCCCAGCTTCGAGTTTCACAAGAAGCTCTGGGGCTGGTTCTTCGCCGCCTTAAAAAAATAG
- a CDS encoding TonB family protein — translation MRHDFRRLIILGLCLSITAVALLPAQESLLQVRAFLITEPSGKSRTSPVEFLAAVSDPRLAPLKSAVNGSESDLRSAAIRAIPGIREIESAESLFSLIFFWDGQALALSDFVIQPPAALRFEITPAWRFDGALSFKLALYAKEISPWPIAGSKEESAAVRSLRAAVHPDFFKSRMEKLLEKEVALAVEEPGLLFLPFNSKTIVLLLMPASRPQPILQALPIYPDDLIRQGIAGQGRYRVSIDEKGKVRNVAVKTSVHPFLDDAAIQAIRQWTFEPVLKGFKASAASFDWTVDFDPARWPVTAARPQAGALEPYSPELKKILLLGASYCRRLSEAALDFVCQESIRSIDCALHLPEKTVAEEIKTTTKPTGGGEFIAIANRRASLSRDPFKTKTYRFSSDFQMIRKEGRTTERRALLESNVKKAAKGAGLPDEKRYASLKPLFAPLDVLAADRQESYDFRLLGQERIRGRSVAVIEATARSGAASRIPAAKIWIDSETSQILRCETQGLPVEGYEFVFEEASRIGLSPLGTMTADYEEEKNGVLFPSRVSLLIEYLVPQWGVGKRVRVDTQIRYDKYRFFTVDTEHAIIKF, via the coding sequence ATGCGACACGATTTTCGGCGATTGATCATTTTGGGATTGTGCCTCAGCATCACCGCCGTCGCCCTGTTACCTGCGCAAGAATCCCTGCTTCAAGTCCGCGCCTTTCTGATCACGGAACCGTCTGGAAAATCGCGGACGAGCCCGGTTGAGTTCTTGGCCGCGGTTTCCGATCCCCGGCTGGCACCCCTTAAATCCGCCGTCAACGGGTCGGAAAGCGATTTACGATCCGCCGCGATTCGGGCCATACCCGGAATCCGCGAGATTGAATCGGCCGAGAGCCTGTTTTCCCTGATCTTCTTCTGGGACGGTCAAGCTCTGGCGCTGAGTGATTTCGTCATTCAACCGCCGGCCGCCCTTCGGTTCGAGATTACTCCCGCTTGGCGCTTCGACGGAGCCTTGAGCTTTAAGTTGGCCCTTTACGCCAAGGAAATCTCGCCATGGCCGATTGCGGGGAGCAAAGAAGAATCGGCCGCCGTGAGAAGTCTGCGGGCGGCCGTGCATCCGGACTTCTTCAAAAGTCGTATGGAGAAGCTTTTGGAGAAAGAGGTCGCGCTGGCCGTCGAGGAACCGGGACTTCTTTTCCTTCCTTTTAATAGCAAGACAATTGTCTTGCTCCTCATGCCGGCGTCGCGCCCTCAGCCGATCCTTCAGGCTCTCCCGATCTATCCTGACGATCTCATCCGCCAAGGGATCGCCGGGCAGGGCCGTTATCGAGTCAGCATCGATGAAAAAGGCAAAGTCCGCAACGTCGCCGTGAAGACTTCCGTCCATCCTTTCCTTGACGACGCCGCCATACAGGCCATCCGGCAATGGACGTTCGAGCCGGTCCTCAAAGGCTTTAAGGCCTCGGCCGCATCATTCGATTGGACGGTCGATTTCGATCCGGCCCGGTGGCCCGTGACGGCCGCCCGGCCGCAGGCCGGCGCGCTCGAGCCCTATTCTCCCGAATTGAAAAAGATCCTTCTCCTGGGGGCGTCCTACTGCCGGCGATTGTCGGAGGCGGCGCTGGATTTTGTTTGTCAGGAATCCATCCGCTCCATTGATTGTGCCCTTCACCTGCCCGAAAAAACTGTGGCTGAAGAAATTAAGACCACTACGAAGCCGACCGGCGGCGGGGAATTCATTGCAATCGCCAATCGGAGGGCCTCCCTGTCGAGAGATCCATTCAAAACCAAGACTTATCGTTTCAGCAGTGATTTCCAGATGATCCGAAAGGAAGGCCGGACGACGGAGCGGCGAGCTCTCTTGGAATCGAACGTCAAAAAAGCCGCCAAGGGAGCCGGCCTGCCCGACGAAAAGCGCTACGCCTCTTTGAAGCCTTTGTTCGCGCCGCTGGATGTGCTGGCCGCTGATCGCCAGGAGTCATATGACTTCCGCCTTCTAGGGCAGGAAAGAATACGCGGCCGGTCGGTCGCCGTTATCGAGGCGACCGCCCGGTCCGGCGCGGCGAGCCGCATCCCGGCCGCTAAGATTTGGATCGACTCCGAAACCTCCCAGATTCTCCGCTGCGAGACGCAAGGCCTGCCGGTCGAAGGCTACGAATTCGTGTTCGAAGAAGCGTCCCGGATCGGCCTCAGTCCCCTGGGGACGATGACGGCGGATTACGAAGAGGAGAAGAACGGAGTGCTTTTCCCGAGCCGCGTCTCTCTCCTCATCGAGTACCTGGTGCCCCAATGGGGCGTCGGCAAGCGGGTCCGCGTCGATACCCAGATTCGTTACGACAAATATAGGTTCTTCACCGTCGACACGGAGCATGCCATTATCAAGTTTTAG
- a CDS encoding PIN domain-containing protein — MAASLRVFLDSNVVLSAFFSDRGAPSRILDVLAARLPPLHPLIGEYNLLEIERNLGKRLPQAQPLVRALIERLGFEIIPLPSQQAVEQWIPSVAAKDAPVIASAVDGKADVLVTGDKRDLLGLKDPRLPFPILLPAAFLDSYLPRFLAGQG, encoded by the coding sequence ATGGCCGCAAGCCTTAGGGTTTTTCTTGATTCCAACGTCGTCCTCTCGGCCTTCTTCTCCGATCGGGGCGCGCCGAGCCGGATCCTCGATGTGCTGGCCGCCCGGCTGCCGCCCCTACATCCTCTGATCGGCGAATACAACCTTCTCGAAATCGAGCGCAACCTGGGAAAGCGGCTTCCGCAGGCGCAGCCTCTCGTTCGGGCTTTAATCGAGCGGCTGGGATTCGAAATCATCCCTCTTCCAAGCCAACAGGCTGTCGAACAATGGATCCCCTCCGTGGCGGCCAAGGACGCGCCGGTCATCGCCTCGGCCGTTGACGGGAAGGCCGACGTCCTCGTCACCGGAGACAAACGCGATCTTCTCGGCCTCAAAGATCCCCGACTTCCGTTCCCGATCCTGTTGCCGGCCGCTTTCTTGGATTCTTATCTACCGCGCTTTCTGGCCGGGCAAGGATAG